A part of Terriglobales bacterium genomic DNA contains:
- the ligA gene encoding NAD-dependent DNA ligase LigA, whose protein sequence is MAAKSQSIEQQVETLREKLRYHEHLYYVLDSPEISDADYDVLMRELKALEEKHPELVTPDSPTQRVGGKPREGFVKVPHSSQMLSLDNAYNEEELRDWERRVHELSGEKQVEYVCELKLDGLSMALHYSGGKYQRALTRGDGSIGEDVTSNVRTIRSVPLAIDKKAKFPDQFEVRGEVLMPISAFARMNEDRERQNLSKFANPRNAAAGAVRTLDATVTASRRLDFFSYFLLVDGRPLHDKHSKNLEALSAAGFKVNPNWKLLKSIDDVWKFINSWEQKRDSLPYEIDGIVIKVNSIAMQRQLGFTGKAPRWAIAYKYAARAGTTQIEDVLIQVGRTGKLTPVAALTPVFIGGTTVSRATLHNMDFIENLGIKIGDWVVVERGGDVIPKVVKVVEDKPRGKKTFRMPETCPECGGHVVRIEGEADHRCVNANCPAKLRESILHWASRGVMNIEGMGDVLVNQLADRGLVRNVAEIYDLTEEKLLTLERMGKKSAQNVLEEIENSKKLPLDRVIYGLGIRFVGERTAQFLSEHFGSMDALIEAATEKDAEQSIAKLQEVEEVGPRIAESIRDFFAEPSNIELIERLRKAGLQFKGKKKERGTQLAGKTFVLTGTLPNMSRDEAKKMIEDAGGRVSGSVSKKTDYVVAGTEAGSKLDKARELGVNVIDEAAMLALIGK, encoded by the coding sequence ATGGCCGCCAAGTCCCAGTCCATTGAGCAGCAGGTCGAAACCCTTCGCGAAAAGCTTCGTTACCACGAGCATCTTTATTACGTGCTGGACTCTCCCGAGATCTCCGACGCGGATTACGACGTCCTCATGCGGGAGCTCAAGGCGCTCGAAGAGAAGCATCCGGAACTGGTCACCCCTGATTCCCCCACGCAGCGTGTCGGCGGCAAGCCCCGCGAAGGCTTTGTAAAGGTGCCGCACTCATCTCAGATGCTTTCCCTCGACAATGCCTACAACGAAGAGGAGCTGCGCGACTGGGAGCGGCGGGTGCACGAGCTCAGCGGCGAGAAGCAGGTTGAGTACGTCTGCGAGCTCAAGCTCGACGGCCTGTCGATGGCCCTGCATTACTCTGGCGGAAAGTACCAACGCGCGCTCACCCGTGGTGACGGCTCCATCGGCGAAGACGTCACCTCCAACGTTCGCACCATTCGCTCCGTACCGCTGGCCATCGACAAGAAAGCCAAGTTCCCGGACCAGTTTGAAGTACGCGGCGAAGTCCTGATGCCCATCTCGGCCTTCGCTCGCATGAACGAAGATCGCGAACGCCAGAACCTTTCGAAGTTCGCGAATCCGCGCAACGCTGCTGCGGGGGCTGTTCGCACGCTCGACGCCACCGTGACCGCCTCACGTCGCCTCGACTTCTTCTCCTACTTCCTCCTCGTAGACGGCCGGCCGCTCCACGACAAGCACTCGAAGAATCTTGAAGCGCTCAGCGCCGCTGGCTTCAAAGTGAACCCTAACTGGAAGCTGCTGAAGTCGATCGATGACGTTTGGAAATTCATTAACAGCTGGGAACAGAAGCGCGATTCGCTTCCGTATGAGATCGACGGCATCGTCATAAAAGTCAATTCAATCGCGATGCAGCGACAGCTAGGCTTCACCGGCAAAGCGCCGCGATGGGCCATCGCCTACAAATACGCCGCCCGCGCCGGCACCACGCAGATCGAAGACGTTCTCATCCAGGTCGGACGCACCGGAAAACTGACCCCCGTGGCGGCATTAACCCCGGTCTTCATCGGCGGCACCACCGTCAGCCGCGCCACACTCCACAACATGGATTTCATCGAGAACCTCGGCATTAAGATCGGCGATTGGGTCGTAGTCGAACGCGGTGGCGATGTCATCCCCAAGGTCGTGAAGGTCGTCGAGGACAAACCGCGTGGCAAGAAGACATTCCGCATGCCCGAGACCTGCCCTGAGTGCGGTGGACACGTGGTCCGCATTGAAGGCGAGGCCGATCATCGCTGCGTGAACGCCAATTGTCCGGCCAAGCTGCGCGAGAGCATCCTGCACTGGGCGTCCCGTGGCGTGATGAACATCGAAGGCATGGGCGACGTGCTGGTGAATCAGCTCGCCGACAGGGGCTTGGTGCGTAACGTCGCCGAAATCTACGACCTCACCGAAGAAAAGCTGCTCACGCTCGAGCGCATGGGGAAGAAGTCTGCCCAGAATGTTCTGGAAGAAATTGAGAATTCCAAGAAGCTGCCGCTCGATCGCGTGATTTATGGACTGGGAATTCGATTTGTCGGCGAACGTACGGCGCAGTTTCTGTCCGAGCACTTCGGCTCCATGGACGCCCTCATCGAAGCCGCGACCGAGAAGGACGCCGAGCAAAGTATCGCGAAGTTGCAGGAAGTAGAAGAGGTCGGGCCTCGGATCGCGGAGTCGATTCGTGACTTCTTTGCTGAGCCCAGCAATATCGAACTCATCGAGCGACTGCGCAAGGCTGGGCTTCAGTTCAAGGGCAAGAAGAAGGAACGGGGCACTCAGCTTGCCGGCAAGACGTTCGTCCTCACCGGTACGCTGCCGAACATGAGCCGCGACGAGGCCAAGAAGATGATTGAAGACGCCGGCGGGCGTGTCTCCGGCTCGGTCAGCAAGAAGACCGACTATGTTGTCGCCGGAACGGAAGCCGGATCAAAGCTCGACAAAGCGCGCGAGCTAGGCGTGAATGTTATCGACGAGGCCGCCATGCTCGCCCTCATCGGAAAATAA
- a CDS encoding diguanylate cyclase: MDSFFVGIVVVPGITAVVLLLIFTYLYQQSREGFFRAWQAAWASHTLYYVAIGALLSHHGNPAIYFAAKTFQFLTVFLILLSTRLIEGGKYERKWYDAAILAGGLGFNLYLLIGHYKEGVFELSGDGTLVELEVVLAIMLLFAGFKFYRAGRQRDFVGYRLVAFAVTCWAILLSSKQLHGLFAESWFGSAGHVLGPLPQMLLGLAMVIVLYEHERRMVQENTLFFSTLDVDHSHLVSLGELSLSLRKMLEHLAGLLGVDRAAICVAPQWRSSIPTAGFGFQHDFLRALDSQGVSEYLIEMAYRRGGILTFRNIAGMSEPLPAGPQGGFEKLRDLLGRNGIRSITAISLQTRDKNFGVVLFPHPNRSLFGASKNRLLLGLAMQIGMALENHVAIQETQRRTREYELMTQMGQVISSHLDANEVLLAIHREIGLLVDTHTFYIAFEEDQELRFELEVIEGEVQPKRSRKLANGLSEYVIRTGQPLLVSSDMEQMRQRIGATFVPGRPAKSFCGVPIFMQGKSVGIMAALNYESELVYSERDVELLQTAAGQVAVAVENAHLFEEQQRRARYLAFLNTVSKTAISSQDAEQMLDEIVTEIQRNFQLDHIGIGVLDYATKEIEIKAEAGSTAVSLGKRIPLGMGIMGKVARSNEMMLVQKIEGPSPGILPDARSVLCLPLNYGETQLGVLNIESRTEQAFKDQDVLILRTLADLMATALHNVFVFQKMQQQSITDGLTGIKTRRFFLEAVQGEWKRASRSGRPFSVVMVDLDKFKEVNDGMGHLEGDLVLARVGRLLEQKCRQSNVVARYGGDEFVILMPETGIEQAQILSERLRLWIATDPMLNERHISGSFGVASFPLHGSTVEEVMRVADAGMYVSKHAGGNRVSTAEEFREGETVAVQRQLIASYIEGFLQRENMEPEAGEELVATLKKMCAGLQDDPEPMREAIVVLARSAEAREGHNAGHAAAVAKYAEMIARELGLTALEIADVVFAAQVHDVGKLVIPERLLGKPGPLTKEEFYVVQMHSSLSADIVACVPGGEKIQNIVRHHHERFDGTGYPDGLQGDEIPLASRILNVADAYASMIRDRAYAQGKTVAEAAAELERNSGGQFDPQVVGVFLHQLRGEQTARKGR, from the coding sequence ATGGACTCCTTTTTCGTCGGCATTGTCGTGGTTCCGGGAATTACCGCAGTGGTGCTCCTGCTGATCTTCACCTATCTCTATCAGCAGAGCCGGGAGGGGTTCTTTCGGGCCTGGCAGGCCGCCTGGGCTTCCCACACGCTGTATTACGTCGCCATCGGAGCGCTGCTCAGCCATCATGGAAACCCCGCGATTTACTTCGCGGCCAAGACGTTCCAATTCCTAACCGTCTTCCTGATTCTTCTTTCCACGCGGTTAATTGAAGGCGGGAAGTACGAGCGCAAATGGTACGACGCCGCCATTCTGGCCGGCGGTCTCGGGTTCAACCTGTACCTCTTGATCGGCCACTACAAGGAAGGCGTTTTCGAGCTCTCCGGCGACGGAACACTGGTGGAATTGGAAGTGGTGCTGGCGATCATGTTGCTGTTCGCCGGATTCAAGTTCTACCGCGCGGGGCGCCAGAGGGATTTCGTCGGATATCGGCTGGTGGCTTTTGCGGTTACATGCTGGGCAATCCTGCTCTCTTCCAAACAGTTGCATGGGCTTTTCGCTGAGAGCTGGTTCGGGAGCGCGGGACACGTGCTCGGACCCCTTCCGCAAATGCTGCTCGGCCTGGCAATGGTAATCGTGTTGTACGAACACGAGCGTCGCATGGTGCAGGAGAACACCCTGTTCTTCTCGACCCTGGATGTCGATCACTCGCACCTGGTTTCGCTTGGCGAGCTCTCCCTCAGTCTGCGCAAAATGCTGGAGCATCTGGCCGGATTGCTGGGCGTGGATCGGGCGGCGATATGCGTAGCCCCGCAGTGGAGATCATCGATTCCAACGGCGGGCTTCGGCTTCCAGCACGACTTCCTGCGTGCGCTTGATTCGCAGGGCGTCAGCGAATACCTGATCGAGATGGCGTATCGCCGTGGAGGCATCCTGACGTTCCGCAACATCGCAGGAATGTCGGAACCGCTGCCCGCGGGTCCGCAAGGGGGGTTTGAGAAATTAAGGGACCTGCTGGGCAGAAACGGCATTCGCAGCATCACCGCCATTAGCCTGCAGACGCGCGACAAGAATTTCGGCGTGGTGCTCTTCCCTCATCCGAACCGGTCGCTGTTTGGAGCCTCCAAGAACCGCCTCCTGCTCGGCCTGGCCATGCAGATCGGGATGGCACTCGAAAACCATGTCGCAATTCAGGAAACGCAGCGCCGCACCCGCGAATACGAACTGATGACGCAAATGGGCCAGGTGATCAGTTCGCATCTAGACGCGAACGAAGTCCTGCTGGCCATTCATCGCGAAATCGGTTTGCTGGTGGACACTCACACCTTTTACATCGCGTTTGAGGAAGATCAGGAACTGCGGTTCGAACTCGAGGTTATCGAAGGCGAGGTTCAGCCGAAGCGTTCACGCAAGTTGGCCAACGGCCTGAGTGAGTACGTGATCCGCACCGGGCAGCCTTTGCTCGTCAGCTCCGACATGGAACAGATGCGGCAACGAATCGGGGCAACGTTTGTTCCGGGACGTCCGGCGAAGTCTTTCTGTGGCGTGCCGATCTTTATGCAGGGCAAGTCGGTCGGCATCATGGCCGCGCTGAATTACGAGAGCGAACTCGTCTACAGCGAGCGCGACGTCGAGCTGCTGCAGACCGCCGCCGGACAGGTGGCCGTCGCCGTCGAGAACGCCCATCTGTTTGAAGAACAACAGCGGCGCGCGCGTTACCTGGCGTTCCTGAACACCGTGTCGAAGACAGCAATCTCCAGCCAGGACGCCGAACAGATGCTGGACGAGATCGTCACGGAAATTCAAAGGAACTTCCAGCTGGATCATATCGGCATCGGCGTGCTCGATTACGCAACGAAAGAGATCGAGATCAAGGCGGAGGCGGGCAGTACCGCCGTCAGTTTGGGAAAGCGCATCCCGCTAGGGATGGGCATCATGGGCAAAGTGGCCCGCTCGAACGAAATGATGCTGGTGCAGAAGATCGAAGGCCCCTCCCCCGGCATTTTGCCCGATGCCCGCTCCGTACTCTGCCTGCCGTTGAATTATGGCGAGACGCAACTCGGCGTTCTGAATATCGAGAGTCGCACGGAGCAGGCATTCAAGGATCAGGATGTCCTGATTCTGCGTACGCTTGCCGACCTGATGGCCACCGCGCTGCATAACGTATTCGTCTTCCAGAAGATGCAGCAGCAGTCGATCACGGATGGACTCACGGGCATCAAGACGCGGCGCTTCTTCCTTGAGGCCGTGCAAGGCGAATGGAAGCGCGCCTCGCGTAGCGGCCGCCCGTTTTCTGTGGTGATGGTGGACCTCGACAAGTTCAAGGAAGTGAACGACGGCATGGGGCACCTGGAAGGCGACCTCGTGCTCGCTCGTGTGGGACGCCTGCTTGAACAGAAGTGCCGCCAGTCGAACGTTGTCGCCCGCTATGGAGGAGACGAGTTCGTCATCCTGATGCCGGAAACCGGCATCGAGCAGGCGCAGATTCTTTCCGAACGTCTTCGCCTATGGATCGCAACCGACCCGATGTTGAACGAACGCCATATAAGCGGCAGCTTCGGTGTGGCGAGTTTCCCGCTGCACGGTTCCACGGTGGAAGAAGTCATGCGCGTGGCGGATGCGGGAATGTACGTATCCAAGCACGCCGGCGGAAACCGAGTCTCGACGGCCGAGGAATTCCGCGAAGGGGAGACGGTCGCGGTTCAGCGGCAGTTGATCGCCTCCTACATCGAAGGCTTCCTGCAGCGAGAAAATATGGAGCCCGAGGCGGGCGAGGAACTTGTCGCAACGCTCAAGAAGATGTGCGCCGGTTTGCAGGATGATCCTGAGCCGATGCGCGAGGCAATCGTCGTGCTCGCTCGCTCGGCAGAAGCCCGCGAAGGCCATAATGCAGGACATGCCGCGGCGGTCGCGAAATACGCCGAGATGATCGCGCGCGAACTTGGCCTGACTGCACTGGAGATTGCGGACGTCGTTTTCGCCGCCCAGGTTCACGATGTCGGCAAGCTGGTGATTCCGGAGCGGCTGCTCGGGAAACCTGGTCCGCTGACGAAAGAAGAATTCTACGTCGTGCAAATGCACTCATCGCTCTCGGCGGACATCGTGGCCTGCGTTCCAGGGGGCGAGAAAATCCAGAACATCGTGCGGCATCATCATGAACGCTTTGACGGCACCGGGTATCCGGATGGGCTGCAGGGTGACGAGATCCCGTTGGCATCGCGGATATTGAATGTCGCCGATGCTTACGCGAGCATGATCCGCGATCGCGCGTACGCGCAGGGCAAGACGGTGGCGGAAGCTGCTGCCGAATTAGAACGCAACAGCGGGGGCCAGTTCGACCCGCAGGTGGTGGGCGTCTTCCTGCATCAGTTGCGCGGAGAGCAGACGGCTCGCAAAGGGCGATAA
- the ispF gene encoding 2-C-methyl-D-erythritol 2,4-cyclodiphosphate synthase has product MRIGYGWDSHEFKQGVPLKIGGISLDHEKGLAGHSDGDVLLHALTDALLGAVAAGDIGQFFPPSDPKWKGADSRVFVEKALEQIREVGYRVVNVDSTLILAAPKIGPVAKRLQQSVADLLGIEPNRVGIKAKTPEGMGTDNAAIAHVAVLLEPVK; this is encoded by the coding sequence ATGAGAATCGGATACGGTTGGGATTCGCACGAATTCAAGCAAGGTGTGCCGCTGAAAATCGGTGGCATTTCTCTCGATCACGAGAAGGGACTCGCCGGGCATTCCGACGGTGATGTCCTGCTGCATGCGCTCACCGACGCCCTGCTGGGTGCGGTCGCGGCAGGTGATATCGGTCAGTTCTTTCCGCCCAGCGATCCAAAGTGGAAAGGCGCCGACTCACGGGTTTTCGTGGAGAAAGCCCTCGAACAGATCCGTGAAGTCGGATATCGCGTCGTCAACGTCGATTCAACGCTTATTCTTGCCGCACCCAAAATTGGCCCAGTCGCAAAACGGCTTCAACAGAGCGTCGCCGACCTGCTTGGTATCGAACCGAATCGCGTTGGCATCAAAGCGAAAACGCCGGAAGGAATGGGGACAGACAACGCGGCCATCGCCCACGTCGCGGTACTTCTCGAACCAGTGAAGTAG
- the ispD gene encoding 2-C-methyl-D-erythritol 4-phosphate cytidylyltransferase yields MKVIVIIPAAGLGTRMAGPAIGKAPAKQFTEINGIPVLIHTLRKFAAAPQVSEIIIALRKSEAEHFSPRLEQERFRKPVRIVEGGEHRQESVANAIKAVNAAADDLVLVHDGVRPFVDLETIENVIEAASKHGAAIAAVPAVDTIKQVDRTADGAVVSATIPREHIVLVQTPQGFRFEVLQRAFDEATRDGFTGTDESSLVERMGTPVHVVMGSARNIKITTPADLELAEFYAGQEAKKYVAG; encoded by the coding sequence ATGAAAGTCATTGTCATCATCCCCGCTGCCGGGCTCGGGACGCGCATGGCCGGCCCCGCCATCGGCAAGGCACCTGCCAAGCAGTTTACGGAAATCAACGGCATTCCCGTGCTCATCCATACCCTGCGCAAATTTGCCGCCGCTCCGCAGGTTAGCGAAATCATCATTGCCCTGCGCAAGTCCGAAGCCGAGCACTTCTCGCCTCGTCTTGAGCAGGAGCGTTTTCGCAAACCGGTTCGAATCGTCGAAGGCGGCGAGCATCGCCAGGAATCCGTCGCAAATGCCATAAAGGCAGTGAATGCCGCAGCTGACGATCTCGTACTCGTTCACGATGGTGTCCGCCCATTCGTGGACCTTGAGACGATTGAAAATGTGATTGAAGCAGCATCGAAGCACGGGGCTGCCATCGCCGCCGTGCCCGCGGTTGACACGATCAAGCAGGTGGATCGCACTGCCGACGGCGCAGTAGTGAGCGCCACGATTCCGCGCGAGCACATTGTGCTGGTACAGACGCCTCAGGGCTTCCGGTTCGAAGTCCTTCAACGCGCATTCGACGAGGCTACCCGCGACGGCTTTACCGGAACCGACGAATCGTCGCTGGTCGAGCGCATGGGAACACCGGTGCACGTCGTCATGGGATCAGCGCGCAACATCAAGATCACGACACCGGCAGATCTCGAACTGGCGGAGTTCTACGCCGGACAGGAAGCGAAGAAGTACGTCGCCGGGTAA
- a CDS encoding vitamin K epoxide reductase family protein — protein MAVVISVLAVIGIGLSVVSLVNHYKTTPSEFCDIDETFNCDIVNRSVYSKFLGVPVAAIGLAGYILLLVLSRINREKRLPSAILILGSLVGLGFSIYLTYVEARILAVYCILCLASLACIVLITTLSIVRHVRTRELVF, from the coding sequence ATGGCAGTTGTCATCAGCGTCCTTGCAGTGATTGGAATCGGACTGTCGGTTGTTTCGCTGGTCAATCATTACAAGACCACGCCCAGCGAATTCTGCGACATCGACGAAACCTTCAACTGCGACATCGTGAACCGCAGTGTCTATTCGAAGTTTCTGGGCGTACCCGTAGCTGCCATTGGGTTGGCCGGCTACATCCTGTTGCTGGTGCTCTCACGCATCAACCGGGAGAAGCGATTGCCATCGGCCATCCTGATTTTGGGATCGCTGGTGGGGCTGGGCTTTTCCATCTATCTCACTTATGTCGAAGCACGCATTCTAGCGGTGTATTGCATCCTGTGCCTGGCATCGCTGGCGTGCATTGTGCTGATCACAACGCTCTCGATCGTGCGGCATGTAAGGACAAGGGAACTGGTGTTCTAA
- a CDS encoding M13 family metallopeptidase, producing MRYLLALLALLLCSVAAVAENPKGIEVGDINKSADPCTDFFEYSNGKWRAENPIPPSMVRWSRRWASGELAKDQLHVILDDISARKDWPKGSVEQLIGDHYASCMDEARVNQLGVTPIKPLLAEIEKLKNSADLQRMIVRFHQMDIAIPFGMTGESDNHAPTNVIANLYASGLGLPDRDYYVKTEPRFKEAREKYLAHVEKMFTLAGTKPAEAAANAKTVMAMETRLAEYSLDNVALRDPKNTDHKTTFAELKTMVPSFDWTAYFKNANVAPGDLNIYEPKFMAEFNRQLTETTLADWKIYLKWHLLNSAAPSLSKEFVDEDFAFNRAYLAGAREMKPRWKRCVESTDELLGEALGQKYVEKHFPPAAKARMQELVKNLLWAMGDTIKGLTWMSADTKKKALEKLSTFNPKIGYPDKWKDYSSVTVARNDFWSNVVAGEQFNVNDNWSTIGKPVDRGRWGMTPPTSNAYYNPLLNEIVFPAGILQPPSFSMDVIDAVNYGAIGVVIGHEISHGFDDMGAQYAADGRLLNWWTDADYQQFQQRGACIVNQFEGYFIEPGIHHNGKLVLGESIGDLAGAKIAYKAFKHSLEGKPPAPTVDGFTPDQQFFIAWGQFRGDAIRPETQRLMVQSDPHPTGKYRVIGPLSNMLEFQQAFSCKPDSPMVRPENLRCEVW from the coding sequence ATGCGCTATCTCTTAGCTTTGCTCGCCTTACTGCTCTGCTCGGTGGCCGCCGTCGCCGAGAATCCCAAAGGGATCGAGGTCGGCGACATCAACAAGTCCGCAGATCCCTGCACCGACTTCTTTGAGTACTCCAACGGCAAATGGCGCGCCGAGAATCCAATACCGCCTTCGATGGTGCGGTGGAGCCGTCGGTGGGCTTCCGGCGAACTGGCCAAAGACCAACTGCACGTGATTCTGGACGACATCTCAGCCAGGAAGGACTGGCCAAAAGGATCCGTTGAGCAACTGATCGGCGACCACTACGCCTCCTGCATGGACGAAGCCCGGGTAAACCAGTTAGGCGTAACCCCGATCAAGCCGCTGCTGGCCGAGATCGAAAAGTTGAAGAATTCCGCCGACCTCCAGCGCATGATTGTCCGCTTCCACCAGATGGACATTGCCATCCCCTTCGGCATGACCGGCGAATCGGACAATCACGCCCCTACAAACGTCATTGCGAACCTGTATGCCTCCGGGCTGGGCCTGCCCGACCGGGACTACTACGTGAAGACCGAGCCCCGCTTCAAGGAAGCGCGCGAGAAGTACCTCGCCCACGTAGAGAAGATGTTCACTCTCGCGGGCACAAAGCCGGCCGAAGCCGCCGCGAACGCCAAGACGGTGATGGCAATGGAAACGCGCCTGGCTGAGTACTCGCTCGACAACGTAGCGCTTCGCGATCCGAAGAACACCGATCACAAGACGACCTTCGCCGAACTGAAAACGATGGTCCCTTCGTTCGACTGGACCGCATATTTCAAGAATGCGAACGTCGCCCCCGGCGACCTGAACATCTACGAGCCAAAGTTCATGGCTGAGTTCAACCGGCAGCTTACGGAGACAACGCTCGCTGACTGGAAGATCTATCTGAAGTGGCACCTGCTGAATTCTGCCGCACCTTCACTCTCGAAGGAATTCGTGGATGAGGACTTTGCCTTCAATCGTGCCTACCTTGCCGGTGCTCGCGAGATGAAGCCGCGCTGGAAGCGGTGCGTGGAATCGACCGACGAACTGCTCGGCGAAGCACTTGGGCAGAAGTATGTCGAGAAGCACTTTCCTCCCGCCGCCAAGGCTCGCATGCAGGAACTGGTGAAGAACCTGCTCTGGGCCATGGGCGACACCATCAAAGGGCTGACGTGGATGAGCGCCGACACGAAGAAAAAAGCGCTGGAGAAGCTTTCCACTTTCAATCCCAAGATCGGGTATCCGGACAAATGGAAGGACTACAGCAGCGTGACCGTGGCACGGAACGACTTCTGGTCAAACGTCGTGGCGGGCGAACAGTTCAATGTCAACGACAACTGGTCGACCATCGGCAAACCAGTGGACCGCGGCCGTTGGGGCATGACGCCTCCCACGTCAAACGCTTACTACAATCCGCTGCTGAACGAGATTGTCTTCCCCGCAGGAATTTTGCAGCCGCCGTCGTTCAGTATGGATGTGATAGATGCCGTGAACTACGGCGCGATTGGAGTGGTGATCGGACACGAAATCAGCCACGGCTTTGACGACATGGGCGCGCAGTATGCGGCCGATGGACGCCTGTTGAACTGGTGGACCGACGCCGACTACCAGCAGTTCCAGCAACGTGGCGCCTGCATCGTGAACCAGTTTGAGGGATATTTCATCGAGCCCGGAATCCACCACAACGGAAAACTGGTGCTGGGCGAAAGTATCGGCGACCTTGCCGGGGCAAAGATCGCTTACAAGGCATTTAAGCATTCACTCGAAGGAAAGCCGCCTGCACCCACGGTCGATGGATTCACGCCCGATCAGCAGTTTTTCATTGCCTGGGGCCAGTTCCGCGGCGATGCCATTCGTCCGGAAACGCAAAGGCTCATGGTGCAGAGCGATCCGCATCCGACCGGGAAGTATCGCGTGATTGGGCCCCTGTCGAACATGCTGGAGTTCCAACAGGCATTTTCCTGCAAGCCGGATTCGCCGATGGTACGACCGGAAAACCTGCGCTGCGAAGTCTGGTAA
- a CDS encoding low affinity iron permease family protein, which produces MESNPGAWAQFCAAFGRAAAHVAAWVGTPWAFVLAVTVVVVWAISGPHYHYSDTWQLVINTGTTIITFLMVFLIQNTQNRDARALHLKLDELIRSVKSAHNDMINIEKLSDEELAALAKRYDAIRQEYESRKTGRVA; this is translated from the coding sequence ATGGAATCGAATCCGGGAGCCTGGGCGCAGTTCTGTGCGGCTTTTGGGAGAGCGGCGGCACACGTTGCTGCATGGGTAGGGACACCCTGGGCGTTTGTTTTGGCCGTTACGGTGGTGGTCGTTTGGGCAATTTCAGGTCCTCATTACCACTATTCGGACACCTGGCAACTGGTCATCAACACGGGAACGACGATTATCACTTTCCTGATGGTCTTCCTGATTCAGAACACCCAGAACCGCGATGCTCGCGCGCTACACCTGAAACTCGACGAACTGATCCGCAGCGTCAAGTCGGCACACAACGACATGATCAACATTGAGAAGTTGTCGGATGAAGAACTTGCCGCCCTCGCCAAAAGGTATGACGCAATCCGGCAGGAATACGAATCGCGGAAGACGGGCCGCGTCGCCTGA
- a CDS encoding glucose-6-phosphate isomerase, whose translation MAKRIDFNFDNTLASRVGAEGLTANDLDYSSSKDVVNAFRARVDSGEIGFPNLPDDKRVIGAINEFAQSMRKDIDDVLLVGIGGSALGPYALDVAIRGPHPVQLDVSGKAAGKKIVTRPRLVVLDNVDPGLIDAALSSLNPKRTAVCVITKSGSTAESLAQLLIVREWMTKSLGKKARSRIIAVTDPQKGELLKIAQEEKYPLFFVPANIGGRFSVFSPVGLVPAALIGLDINALMKGARDANALCWKTNANDNPALQSAYVHYALDTKRQKKIEVVFAYSSYLWASAFWYRQLWAESLGKKVNRKGEVVHTGQTPVAALGVTDQHSQVQLYAEGPKDKMITFWGVDKYRKDVKIPKDLKQYDSTGYLGGKMMSSLFTAERRATEAALTEAGQPNCRWMLPQVDEYNIGAFFQMLEFQTAFCGELYGIDAFDQPGVELGKKLTYGLMGRKGYEDFAKMLK comes from the coding sequence ATGGCGAAGCGGATTGATTTCAATTTCGACAATACGTTGGCATCGCGCGTTGGAGCCGAAGGCCTGACCGCGAATGATCTGGATTATTCCTCTTCGAAAGACGTGGTCAACGCCTTTCGTGCACGCGTGGATTCCGGCGAAATTGGCTTCCCCAACCTGCCGGACGATAAGCGTGTCATCGGCGCGATCAATGAATTTGCGCAGTCGATGCGCAAGGACATCGACGACGTTTTGCTCGTCGGCATCGGCGGATCGGCGCTTGGACCGTATGCGCTCGACGTGGCTATCCGCGGACCGCATCCGGTACAGCTCGATGTAAGCGGCAAGGCGGCGGGAAAGAAGATCGTCACGCGCCCACGTCTGGTTGTGCTCGATAACGTGGATCCCGGTCTCATCGACGCCGCGCTCTCCAGTTTGAATCCAAAGCGCACGGCTGTTTGCGTGATTACGAAGTCCGGCTCGACGGCGGAATCCTTGGCGCAGTTGCTCATTGTCCGCGAGTGGATGACCAAGTCGCTCGGCAAGAAGGCGCGCAGCCGCATCATCGCTGTCACAGATCCGCAGAAGGGCGAGCTGCTCAAGATTGCGCAGGAGGAGAAGTATCCGCTGTTCTTCGTGCCGGCGAATATCGGTGGACGCTTCAGCGTGTTCTCGCCCGTGGGACTCGTTCCGGCTGCGCTCATCGGACTCGACATCAACGCCCTCATGAAGGGTGCCCGCGATGCCAACGCTCTCTGCTGGAAAACGAATGCGAACGACAACCCAGCATTGCAGTCGGCGTATGTGCATTACGCGCTCGATACCAAACGGCAGAAGAAGATCGAAGTCGTGTTCGCATACTCCTCTTACCTGTGGGCGTCGGCGTTCTGGTACCGCCAACTCTGGGCAGAGAGCCTGGGCAAGAAGGTCAACCGCAAGGGCGAGGTCGTTCACACCGGGCAAACACCCGTAGCAGCGCTGGGCGTCACCGACCAGCACTCGCAGGTTCAGCTTTATGCCGAAGGCCCGAAGGACAAGATGATCACCTTCTGGGGCGTGGATAAGTATCGCAAGGACGTGAAGATTCCCAAGGACCTGAAGCAGTACGACTCCACCGGATACCTGGGCGGGAAGATGATGTCTTCGCTGTTCACGGCGGAGCGCCGCGCTACCGAGGCTGCACTCACCGAGGCTGGCCAGCCGAACTGTCGCTGGATGCTGCCCCAGGTCGATGAATACAACATTGGCGCGTTTTTCCAGATGCTGGAGTTTCAGACCGCGTTTTGTGGCGAGCTGTACGGTATCGACGCCTTCGACCAGCCGGGCGTAGAGCTGGGCAAGAAGCTCACCTACGGTCTGATGGGCCGGAAGGGCTACGAAGATTTCGCCAAGATGTTGAAGTAA